One stretch of Riemerella columbina DNA includes these proteins:
- the clpX gene encoding ATP-dependent Clp protease ATP-binding subunit ClpX: MNNNQCSFCGRHRNEVQMLVSGQNGLICENCIEQAHAFVKNNIETAGFSPAQSIAELKKPKEIKRTLDEYVIGQDQAKKQLSIAVYNHYKRLLHAEKEDKEVEIEKSNIIMIGETGTGKTLLAKTIARELNVPFCIVDATILTEAGYVGEDVESILSRLLMVADYDVAKAEKGIVFIDEIDKIARKSDNPSITRDVSGEGVQQGLLKLLEGSIVNVPPQGGRKHPDQKYIQINTQNILFIAGGAFDGIQEIIERRLNKQAIGFSKEKLKKEDDEAQILHHVDATDLRKFGLIPELLGRFPVITYLDKLTKETMIRIMKEPKNSIVNQFRALFAMDGVDLEITDEALEKIVDETIEKGLGARGLRGTTEKVLEDYMFNIDEVTSVKIK; encoded by the coding sequence ATGAATAACAACCAATGTTCTTTTTGCGGCAGACATAGAAACGAAGTACAGATGTTAGTTTCTGGACAGAATGGTCTAATCTGCGAAAACTGCATAGAGCAGGCACACGCTTTCGTGAAGAACAATATAGAAACAGCGGGCTTTTCTCCTGCGCAATCCATCGCGGAGCTGAAAAAACCTAAGGAAATAAAACGAACGTTAGATGAGTATGTGATTGGGCAAGACCAAGCCAAAAAGCAGCTCTCCATCGCGGTTTATAATCATTATAAAAGACTCCTTCACGCCGAAAAGGAGGACAAAGAAGTGGAGATAGAAAAGTCCAACATCATTATGATTGGCGAGACGGGAACGGGCAAAACCCTATTGGCGAAGACCATTGCAAGAGAGCTCAATGTTCCATTTTGTATCGTAGATGCCACCATTTTAACCGAGGCTGGTTATGTGGGGGAGGATGTGGAGAGTATCCTCTCGCGGCTGTTGATGGTGGCGGATTATGATGTGGCTAAGGCAGAAAAAGGCATTGTTTTCATTGATGAAATTGATAAAATTGCCAGAAAATCAGACAACCCAAGCATCACGAGAGATGTCTCTGGCGAGGGTGTACAGCAGGGGCTTTTGAAACTGTTAGAAGGTAGCATCGTGAATGTGCCACCACAAGGTGGAAGAAAGCATCCAGACCAAAAATATATTCAGATTAATACCCAGAATATTTTATTTATTGCAGGTGGTGCGTTTGATGGCATTCAGGAGATTATAGAACGCCGCCTCAACAAGCAAGCCATCGGCTTTAGCAAAGAAAAATTAAAGAAAGAAGATGATGAGGCACAGATTTTGCACCACGTGGATGCCACAGATTTGCGAAAATTTGGGCTAATTCCAGAACTTTTAGGGCGTTTCCCAGTGATTACCTATTTGGATAAACTGACCAAAGAAACTATGATAAGAATCATGAAAGAGCCTAAAAACTCTATTGTGAACCAGTTTAGAGCCTTGTTTGCTATGGATGGTGTAGACTTAGAAATCACCGATGAAGCCTTAGAAAAGATAGTAGATGAGACGATAGAAAAGGGCTTAGGCGCCCGAGGACTTAGAGGAACGACAGAAAAAGTTTTAGAAGACTATATGTTTAATATAGATGAGGTAACGAGTGTAAAAATTAAATAA
- a CDS encoding HIT family protein, with protein MASIFSKIISGEIPAYKVAEDEQHLAFLDIMPLAEGHTLVIPKQEVDLIFDLDSEAFKNLWVFAQQVAKQLGATYPEKRVGVAVVGLEVPHAHIHLVPLTAVEDLNFKKERLQLSPEQYQEIQHKIKSQQN; from the coding sequence ATGGCGTCTATTTTTTCTAAAATCATCAGTGGCGAAATTCCTGCCTATAAGGTGGCGGAAGATGAACAGCATCTGGCTTTCTTAGACATTATGCCTTTGGCAGAAGGGCACACCTTGGTGATTCCCAAACAAGAGGTAGATTTAATTTTTGACTTAGACTCTGAGGCGTTTAAGAACCTTTGGGTATTTGCACAACAGGTCGCTAAGCAGTTGGGTGCCACTTATCCAGAAAAAAGAGTTGGCGTAGCCGTGGTAGGCTTAGAGGTGCCCCACGCCCATATCCATTTGGTGCCACTAACGGCGGTGGAAGATTTGAATTTTAAGAAAGAAAGATTGCAACTATCGCCAGAGCAATACCAAGAGATACAGCACAAAATTAAATCTCAACAGAACTAA
- the greA gene encoding transcription elongation factor GreA, translated as MAYVTKEGLEKMKAELEQLETVERPKVTQQIAEARDKGDLSENAEYDAAKEAQGLLEMKISKLKDLIANSKVIDESQLDISKVSILTTVKLLNKATKKEQIFKLVPDNESDLKSGKISINTPIAKGLLGKKIGEQAEIVLPNGNQLSFEVLDISL; from the coding sequence ATGGCTTATGTAACCAAAGAAGGCTTAGAAAAAATGAAAGCCGAGCTGGAACAATTGGAAACCGTAGAGCGTCCAAAAGTAACGCAGCAAATCGCAGAGGCAAGAGATAAAGGCGACCTTTCTGAAAACGCAGAATATGATGCTGCCAAAGAGGCACAGGGGCTTTTAGAAATGAAAATATCAAAACTTAAAGACCTGATTGCCAATTCTAAAGTGATAGATGAGAGCCAGCTAGACATCTCCAAAGTGTCTATCCTAACCACCGTAAAATTACTGAACAAAGCCACCAAGAAAGAGCAAATCTTCAAGTTGGTACCAGATAATGAAAGCGACTTAAAATCAGGGAAGATATCCATCAACACGCCAATAGCCAAAGGGCTTTTAGGAAAGAAAATCGGTGAACAAGCAGAAATTGTACTCCCGAATGGCAACCAACTTTCGTTTGAGGTATTGGATATTTCTTTGTAA
- the dtd gene encoding D-aminoacyl-tRNA deacylase has translation MKVVIQRVSEASVKVEGQTVGVIPQGLMLLIGIDEHDTTTDADWLVKKILNLRIFSDEEGKMNRSIQDIQGEILCISQFTLIADYKKGNRPSFISAAKPDQAIPLFEYFKTKLSRSGLRVASGIFGADMKVALINDGPVTIVMDSQTKK, from the coding sequence ATGAAAGTAGTGATACAACGCGTTTCCGAAGCTTCTGTAAAAGTGGAGGGACAAACGGTAGGTGTCATCCCGCAAGGGTTGATGCTCCTGATTGGCATTGATGAACACGACACCACCACCGATGCCGATTGGCTAGTAAAGAAAATCCTCAACCTGCGTATTTTCAGCGATGAGGAGGGCAAAATGAACCGCTCTATCCAAGATATTCAAGGCGAGATTTTATGCATCAGCCAGTTTACTTTAATAGCGGATTACAAAAAAGGGAACCGCCCCTCGTTCATCAGCGCGGCTAAGCCCGACCAAGCCATTCCACTTTTTGAGTATTTTAAAACCAAACTTTCACGCTCTGGGCTGCGGGTGGCTTCTGGAATTTTCGGCGCCGATATGAAAGTGGCTCTCATCAATGACGGTCCTGTAACTATTGTAATGGATTCTCAAACGAAGAAGTGA
- a CDS encoding RagB/SusD family nutrient uptake outer membrane protein, whose amino-acid sequence MKLDYIKNTVLTTLLVVTISCERYLDEPKPTNAVSSQMVFANGDNAEANLTGILSLLRYNFVNQDASNLGSVYFARTVRGEDFIVPSSWYSYDYRNITRLSVHRRANFTWDYFYTIIRQVNEFISGVNESTKISESGKKSLIARAKVLRALAYFELVQDFQLGYSYAKDFPAIPIYETYSSEAHPLSTTKEVYEFIINDLETAIPELPQSRPSKAFVNQQVGYALAARVYQVKKDWSKAYQYAELAYGGSVEATLDAAAYASGFNTLDSKEWILGYGQQAGQSVYWTMAPHSFTDLSLENDGYSNAYISKSLYDLFSDTDIRKLFDYDPKASSYRQYSTHKFIFKRGEAACPYIRTPEMILIAAEAQYQLGNTTKAQEILYKLQKNRDPKAVEQHNTGNALLEEILVERRKELYGEIGVELYDARRLSRPLKRSAYHLQPLDLKANDYKFIYQYPQQEIDANPYLDKNINANR is encoded by the coding sequence ATGAAATTAGATTATATTAAAAATACAGTATTGACCACATTATTAGTGGTTACCATCTCTTGTGAGAGGTATCTAGATGAACCTAAACCAACAAATGCAGTAAGCTCTCAAATGGTATTTGCAAATGGCGATAATGCTGAAGCAAATTTAACAGGAATATTGAGTTTACTTCGTTATAACTTTGTAAATCAAGATGCTTCTAATTTGGGAAGTGTATATTTCGCACGAACAGTGAGAGGAGAAGATTTTATAGTACCTAGTTCTTGGTATTCTTATGATTATCGTAATATTACAAGGTTGTCAGTGCATAGAAGAGCCAACTTTACTTGGGATTATTTTTATACGATAATTCGTCAGGTTAATGAGTTCATTAGTGGAGTTAATGAAAGTACTAAGATATCAGAATCAGGAAAAAAATCCTTAATAGCAAGAGCCAAAGTACTTCGTGCATTAGCTTATTTTGAGTTAGTACAAGATTTTCAGTTAGGATACTCTTATGCTAAAGACTTTCCTGCTATACCTATTTACGAAACCTATTCTAGCGAGGCACACCCTCTAAGCACTACAAAGGAAGTGTATGAATTTATTATCAATGATTTAGAAACTGCTATTCCAGAGTTACCACAGAGCAGACCTTCTAAGGCATTTGTAAATCAGCAAGTAGGCTATGCGCTGGCAGCCAGAGTTTATCAAGTGAAGAAAGATTGGTCTAAGGCTTATCAATATGCAGAATTGGCATATGGAGGTAGTGTAGAGGCTACATTAGATGCAGCAGCTTATGCAAGTGGTTTCAATACTTTAGATTCCAAAGAATGGATTTTAGGCTATGGGCAGCAAGCAGGGCAGAGCGTATACTGGACTATGGCACCACATTCTTTTACAGACTTGTCATTGGAAAATGATGGGTATAGCAATGCCTATATAAGTAAAAGTTTATATGACTTATTTAGTGATACTGATATTAGAAAACTATTTGATTATGACCCTAAAGCAAGTTCTTATAGACAGTATAGTACACATAAGTTTATATTTAAAAGAGGTGAAGCGGCTTGCCCTTATATAAGAACACCAGAGATGATTCTTATTGCAGCAGAGGCACAATACCAATTGGGCAATACCACAAAAGCACAAGAGATTCTTTATAAACTACAAAAAAATAGAGACCCTAAAGCGGTGGAGCAACACAATACTGGCAATGCCCTTTTAGAAGAAATTTTAGTGGAAAGAAGAAAAGAACTCTATGGAGAAATAGGTGTAGAGCTTTACGATGCAAGAAGACTTTCAAGACCGCTTAAAAGAAGTGCATACCATCTACAGCCTTTGGATTTAAAAGCCAACGATTACAAATTCATATACCAATATCCACAACAGGAGATAGATGCCAACCCTTATTTGGATAAAAACATCAATGCCAACCGATAA
- a CDS encoding SusC/RagA family TonB-linked outer membrane protein produces MKKQVFALSALGFCLGLSNLAYAQTKDSLKTKKLDEVVIVAFGKQKAKAIVGSVASLGKEVLSTQQTSNVATAIQGSVAGVNIIGSGTPGAAPTIRIRGIGSINASSDPLIIVDGAQYSGSLSNISQEEIESLNVLKDGSATSLYGSRAANGVILITTKKGRKGKPRITLQSSLGYSAPVNDLYPLVDNHNYLQYTWEALRNGFLDSGDSRVDAGVKASQGVISRLQYNPYNVANPIDSEGNLVSGAQLLWNTDWGKELLNRSAERQETTATISGGTDQSNYFLSVNYLRQEGAIKTTEFERFTTRLNLESKLKPWLTVGLNTSYTSRDRNLPVQSGSEYGAPMASIYVISSVYPLYTRDENGNLVYDENGNLAYDFGAGSGRRVNAQRPFVRNANPVGSLYANKYRFKTSTLSLNGFAKIDFTNELSFRSNYAYEINETNNKSYKSNLYGEYTANGGQISYGRDVYLTKNFVNALNYNKKIEGHNIAIDAIAESYENNIDLMGAIGSGLFTGIEVLGGASKSERTSGYIVSQRLVGFLGRLSYNYKEKYFLEGSFRRDGSSIFSKDTRWGNFYSVGGAYILSEENFLKGNKTLSYLKLKSSYGELGNNNFGDNDYFPYLATYLTGFSVGSNTGIVLSDPKDALLTWEKTASFNAGIELGLFQNRVNINVDYYNKSSVDLIGPLITASSTGATSITSNIGKLRNYGWEFAINTKNIKNSNVTWNTSLNFSFDRNKIVELSKTNTPQVQGSKRWEVGRSLYDFYIEEYAGVNPDNGNPLWYKDEVDANGNTVKVTTEDYSQASRYYNHSSLPWVIGGLNNYIRFKNFDLNTLVNFSFGSYLYDFEYADLMDGTFEGRSSSIDLEQRWQKPGDVTSVPRFSSLNLQGSNRSTRFLFKNDYVRLKALTLGYNFDKEAVGRIGLRNLRLFLQADNMFTWQTHKYTDPEQSLSGLTAGRASNIKTVSFGVKVEF; encoded by the coding sequence ATGAAAAAACAAGTATTTGCACTAAGTGCTTTGGGGTTTTGTTTAGGGCTGAGCAATTTGGCCTACGCACAGACCAAAGACAGCTTAAAGACTAAAAAACTCGATGAAGTAGTGATTGTAGCCTTCGGGAAGCAGAAAGCGAAAGCCATTGTAGGCTCTGTAGCCAGCTTGGGGAAAGAAGTGCTCTCCACGCAGCAGACTTCTAATGTGGCAACCGCCATACAAGGAAGCGTTGCAGGGGTGAATATCATCGGTTCTGGTACGCCTGGAGCAGCACCTACCATCCGCATCCGAGGAATTGGCTCTATCAATGCCAGCTCAGACCCGCTCATCATTGTAGATGGCGCCCAGTATTCAGGGAGTTTGTCTAATATCTCGCAAGAAGAAATAGAGAGTTTGAATGTCTTGAAAGATGGCTCTGCTACTTCACTTTATGGTTCTAGAGCAGCGAACGGTGTTATCCTAATCACTACCAAAAAAGGAAGAAAAGGAAAGCCAAGAATCACGCTACAGTCTTCTTTGGGCTATTCAGCGCCTGTGAACGATCTCTATCCTCTGGTAGATAATCACAACTATTTGCAATATACCTGGGAGGCGCTAAGGAATGGTTTTTTAGACTCAGGTGATTCTAGAGTAGATGCAGGTGTTAAGGCTTCGCAAGGTGTTATATCAAGATTGCAATATAATCCTTATAATGTTGCAAATCCAATAGACTCTGAAGGGAATTTAGTGAGCGGTGCGCAATTGCTCTGGAACACGGATTGGGGTAAAGAATTACTCAACCGTTCAGCAGAGCGTCAAGAGACTACGGCAACGATTTCTGGCGGTACAGACCAGAGTAATTATTTCCTTAGTGTCAATTATTTAAGGCAAGAGGGTGCTATCAAAACTACTGAGTTTGAGCGATTTACCACAAGACTCAATTTGGAATCTAAACTTAAGCCATGGTTGACTGTTGGGTTGAATACCAGCTATACTTCTAGAGATAGAAATTTGCCAGTACAAAGTGGTAGTGAGTATGGAGCACCTATGGCAAGTATATATGTTATTTCTTCTGTATATCCACTCTATACTAGGGATGAGAATGGAAATTTAGTTTATGATGAGAATGGAAATTTGGCTTATGATTTTGGAGCAGGCAGTGGGAGACGAGTGAATGCTCAAAGACCTTTTGTAAGAAATGCTAATCCTGTAGGAAGTCTTTATGCAAACAAATATAGATTTAAAACTAGTACCCTCTCGCTAAATGGTTTTGCTAAAATAGATTTTACTAATGAACTTTCTTTCCGTTCTAATTATGCCTATGAAATTAATGAAACAAATAATAAATCATACAAGAGTAACTTGTATGGAGAATACACTGCCAATGGCGGACAGATATCTTATGGAAGAGATGTTTATTTAACCAAAAACTTTGTAAATGCTCTTAATTATAATAAAAAGATAGAGGGACATAATATAGCTATAGATGCTATAGCAGAGTCTTATGAAAATAATATAGATCTGATGGGGGCTATTGGCTCAGGTCTTTTTACTGGTATAGAGGTATTGGGCGGAGCTAGTAAATCAGAAAGAACTAGTGGCTATATTGTTTCGCAGAGGTTAGTGGGCTTCTTAGGAAGGTTGAGTTATAATTATAAAGAAAAATACTTTCTTGAAGGTTCATTCCGTAGAGATGGTTCTAGTATTTTTAGCAAAGATACCCGCTGGGGAAATTTCTATTCCGTGGGGGGAGCTTATATATTGAGTGAAGAAAACTTCTTAAAAGGAAACAAAACTTTAAGTTATTTGAAACTGAAATCTTCCTACGGAGAGCTAGGAAATAATAATTTTGGTGATAATGACTATTTCCCTTATCTTGCAACTTATCTAACAGGGTTTTCTGTAGGGTCTAACACTGGTATTGTGCTTTCTGATCCGAAAGATGCTTTGCTTACTTGGGAGAAAACAGCCTCTTTTAATGCAGGTATAGAGTTAGGACTATTCCAAAATAGAGTAAATATTAATGTAGATTACTATAATAAATCGTCAGTTGATTTGATTGGTCCACTGATAACGGCAAGTTCTACAGGAGCAACCTCTATTACTTCTAATATTGGTAAGCTAAGAAACTATGGCTGGGAATTTGCGATCAATACGAAGAACATCAAAAATTCTAATGTGACATGGAATACCTCTCTTAACTTTTCTTTTGATAGAAATAAAATAGTAGAGCTAAGTAAAACTAATACCCCTCAAGTACAAGGATCAAAAAGGTGGGAAGTTGGAAGATCACTTTATGATTTTTACATTGAAGAATATGCAGGGGTAAACCCTGATAATGGTAATCCACTCTGGTATAAAGATGAGGTAGATGCCAATGGTAATACAGTAAAGGTAACTACGGAGGATTATTCTCAGGCGAGTAGATATTATAACCATAGTTCTTTACCATGGGTAATTGGAGGGCTAAATAACTATATTAGATTCAAAAATTTTGATCTTAATACATTAGTTAATTTCAGTTTTGGAAGTTATCTATATGACTTTGAGTATGCAGATTTAATGGATGGGACATTTGAGGGGCGCTCGAGTAGTATAGACTTAGAACAGAGATGGCAAAAGCCAGGAGATGTAACTAGTGTACCACGTTTTAGTAGTTTAAATTTACAAGGAAGTAACCGCTCTACTCGTTTTCTGTTTAAGAATGATTATGTGAGATTAAAGGCTTTGACTTTAGGCTATAATTTTGACAAAGAGGCTGTTGGAAGAATAGGGTTAAGGAATTTAAGACTATTCCTACAGGCAGATAACATGTTTACTTGGCAAACACATAAGTATACAGATCCAGAACAGTCGCTCTCAGGGCTAACAGCTGGCAGAGCATCTAATATTAAAACGGTTTCTTTCGGTGTAAAAGTTGAATTTTAA
- a CDS encoding D-alanine--D-alanine ligase, with protein sequence MNKKNIAVVMGGYSDEYIVSLKSGALIYESLDRRLYQVYQVVILKDQWYLLTEDGAQRPINKEDFSVTLNDGSRLSFDVCFNTIHGAPGENGVLQAYWDAIGQKYTGCPFYQSALTFNKKDTLAVLAKYGIPSAKSIYLRKGEPYNTEHIIEELQLPLFVKPNQSGSSLGISKVKHAEELDAALEKAFAEDDEILIESFLNGTEVSVGVLDYQGEVIVLGITEIISHRDFFDYEAKYEGASEEITPARLDDATRQKVEAIAKRAYISLGMRGFSRSEFIIMDGTPYMLEMNTNPGFSPSSILPQQAQIYGISIQDLCGHEVEKALAQ encoded by the coding sequence ATGAATAAAAAAAATATCGCCGTTGTCATGGGCGGCTACTCTGATGAATACATAGTTTCACTCAAAAGTGGTGCTCTCATCTACGAATCTTTAGACCGCCGCCTCTACCAAGTTTATCAGGTAGTGATTTTAAAAGACCAATGGTACCTCCTTACCGAAGATGGTGCCCAGCGCCCTATAAATAAGGAAGATTTTTCCGTAACCCTGAACGATGGCAGCCGCCTCAGTTTTGATGTATGCTTTAACACCATCCACGGTGCCCCAGGCGAAAATGGCGTGCTACAAGCCTACTGGGACGCTATCGGACAAAAATACACAGGCTGTCCTTTCTACCAAAGCGCCCTTACTTTTAACAAAAAAGACACGCTGGCGGTGTTGGCAAAATACGGCATTCCTTCCGCCAAGAGTATTTATTTAAGAAAAGGCGAACCCTACAACACTGAGCACATTATAGAGGAGCTCCAACTGCCTCTTTTTGTTAAACCCAACCAAAGCGGCTCTTCATTGGGGATTTCTAAGGTGAAACACGCCGAAGAATTAGATGCCGCATTAGAAAAAGCCTTTGCCGAAGATGATGAAATCCTCATCGAGAGTTTTCTCAATGGCACCGAGGTTTCCGTGGGCGTTTTAGACTACCAAGGCGAAGTGATTGTGCTGGGCATTACGGAGATTATCTCTCACCGAGATTTCTTTGACTACGAAGCCAAATACGAAGGCGCTTCCGAAGAAATTACCCCTGCGCGTTTAGATGATGCCACACGCCAAAAGGTGGAAGCCATCGCGAAGAGAGCCTATATTTCCCTCGGGATGCGGGGCTTCTCCAGAAGTGAATTTATCATTATGGACGGCACACCTTATATGCTGGAAATGAACACCAACCCAGGCTTCTCGCCTTCCAGCATCTTGCCACAACAGGCACAGATCTACGGCATTTCCATCCAAGACCTCTGCGGCCACGAGGTAGAAAAAGCCTTAGCCCAATAA
- the coaD gene encoding pantetheine-phosphate adenylyltransferase: protein MKIAVFPGSFDPITLGHYDIIERASGLFDKLIIAIGQNSQKKYMFPLEKRIEFIRASTEHFNNVEVDHFEGLTVDYCLEKNAQFILRGLRNPADFEFEKAIAHTNRTLAHRKLETVFLLTSSGKSFISSSIVREIITHGGEYQLLVPDAVRI from the coding sequence ATGAAAATAGCTGTTTTCCCAGGGTCTTTTGACCCGATTACCTTAGGGCATTACGATATTATTGAAAGAGCTTCAGGACTTTTTGATAAGCTCATCATCGCCATTGGACAGAATTCTCAGAAGAAATATATGTTTCCGCTGGAGAAGAGGATAGAGTTCATCAGAGCCTCTACCGAGCATTTTAACAATGTGGAGGTAGACCATTTTGAAGGGCTTACCGTAGATTATTGCTTAGAGAAAAATGCGCAGTTTATCCTGCGAGGGCTCAGAAACCCTGCCGATTTTGAGTTTGAAAAAGCCATCGCCCACACCAATAGAACGCTGGCTCACCGCAAGTTAGAAACCGTATTCTTGCTGACTTCCTCGGGCAAATCGTTTATCAGTAGTAGCATTGTGCGAGAAATCATCACCCACGGCGGCGAGTACCAACTGCTGGTGCCAGATGCGGTCAGAATATAA
- a CDS encoding trimeric intracellular cation channel family protein, with product MFTHENINFIIEFLGTISFAMSGSFAAMQRKLDPFGVLIIAFVTAAGGGTVRDLLLDQPVFWMHDLWMCTVIFATCITSMVFKSIEKNFRVTLFIFDSFGLGLFTIIGLQKGMNAHLHPIICITLGTITGCFGGIIRDILLNRIPLIFRKEIYATACIVGGSIFILLAKYTHLSYTFVQISTILLIVSIRTLAVKYHWEMPKFYDKKG from the coding sequence ATGTTCACACACGAAAATATCAACTTTATCATTGAGTTTTTAGGAACCATTTCCTTTGCTATGTCGGGCAGTTTTGCCGCAATGCAACGGAAGTTGGATCCTTTTGGCGTGCTCATTATCGCTTTTGTAACGGCGGCGGGTGGCGGTACGGTGAGAGATTTGCTCCTTGACCAACCTGTATTCTGGATGCACGATTTATGGATGTGCACCGTGATTTTCGCTACCTGCATCACCTCTATGGTGTTTAAATCGATTGAGAAAAATTTTAGGGTTACGCTCTTTATTTTTGATAGTTTTGGTTTGGGGCTGTTCACCATTATTGGGCTTCAGAAAGGGATGAACGCCCACCTGCACCCCATTATTTGCATTACGCTGGGCACCATTACAGGTTGTTTTGGTGGGATTATTCGGGATATTCTCCTCAACAGAATTCCGCTGATTTTCCGAAAAGAAATCTATGCCACGGCGTGTATTGTGGGCGGCAGTATTTTTATTCTTTTGGCAAAATACACGCACCTTTCTTATACTTTTGTGCAGATTTCCACCATTTTACTGATTGTAAGTATCAGAACGCTTGCCGTAAAATACCACTGGGAAATGCCCAAATTCTACGATAAAAAAGGTTGA
- a CDS encoding TPM domain-containing protein, which yields MKLPSLRLVFLLLFTYSVSLLGQYQVPQKPKVLYPVYDEVGLLSQDEAQRLNQKLIAFADSTSTEVEVVIIPSTQGEDVNYVATMFGERWGIGQKGVDNGVVFLIATEDRKMAIQQGRAVEQYLTASTAGQILDYLVTPRFKQGQWYSGIDAGTTAIMEAVQGKFKPLKKREKATDSEPMKKYMIIIFIIIVLLILLSKGGNNGSGYDDDDVILSRRGRRRYSGGGFFPGGFGGSFGGGSSSGGGGFGGFGGGGSFGGGGASGGW from the coding sequence ATGAAATTACCTTCTCTTAGACTTGTATTCCTTTTATTATTCACCTATAGCGTTTCGCTTTTGGGGCAGTACCAAGTTCCTCAAAAGCCGAAAGTGCTCTATCCCGTGTATGATGAAGTCGGTTTGCTGAGCCAAGATGAAGCCCAAAGACTGAACCAAAAACTGATCGCCTTTGCCGACTCTACTTCCACCGAAGTAGAGGTGGTGATAATCCCATCTACCCAAGGCGAAGATGTCAATTATGTGGCAACGATGTTCGGCGAACGCTGGGGCATAGGGCAAAAAGGCGTGGATAATGGCGTGGTTTTCCTCATCGCGACTGAAGACCGCAAAATGGCGATACAGCAAGGGCGCGCTGTGGAGCAATATTTAACCGCCTCTACCGCAGGGCAGATTTTGGACTATTTGGTAACGCCAAGGTTTAAACAAGGGCAATGGTACAGCGGAATAGATGCAGGCACAACCGCTATTATGGAGGCGGTACAAGGGAAATTCAAGCCTTTAAAAAAGAGAGAAAAAGCCACGGACTCAGAACCGATGAAGAAATATATGATCATTATCTTCATCATTATTGTTTTGTTGATATTATTAAGCAAGGGCGGAAACAATGGCAGCGGCTACGATGATGACGATGTGATTCTTTCTCGCAGAGGGCGCCGCCGATATTCAGGTGGAGGCTTTTTCCCAGGTGGTTTCGGTGGTAGCTTTGGCGGCGGTTCTTCTTCTGGCGGTGGCGGTTTTGGCGGCTTCGGTGGAGGAGGCTCTTTTGGTGGCGGCGGCGCCAGCGGTGGTTGGTAA
- a CDS encoding TPM domain-containing protein, whose protein sequence is MENTFLTETEIASLVEAIRVAEAQSTGEIRVHIDRHTASENAKKAFEVFQELQMYKTVERNAVLFHVNFKEKYLTIIGDEGIHAKVKQRFWDVLHDKTTAYFAQGAYYQGLKEAILSTGIELKKHFPIWGENPNELPNEITFS, encoded by the coding sequence ATGGAAAACACTTTTCTTACAGAAACCGAAATAGCTTCCTTAGTGGAGGCTATTCGTGTTGCGGAAGCACAATCTACAGGAGAAATTAGAGTTCACATAGATCGGCATACAGCGTCAGAAAATGCGAAAAAAGCTTTTGAGGTGTTTCAAGAATTGCAGATGTATAAAACGGTGGAAAGAAATGCCGTTTTGTTCCATGTTAATTTTAAAGAAAAGTACCTAACCATCATTGGTGATGAAGGCATCCATGCGAAAGTAAAACAACGCTTTTGGGATGTCTTGCACGATAAAACCACCGCCTATTTCGCACAAGGCGCCTATTATCAAGGTTTAAAAGAAGCCATCCTCAGCACAGGGATAGAGCTTAAAAAACATTTCCCTATTTGGGGCGAAAATCCAAACGAGTTACCGAATGAAATTACCTTCTCTTAG